The genomic stretch GTGGGTACAAATTCCATTCACATGGTAATTGTGCAGATTAAGACTTCGATTCCTAGTTTCAGTGTGATTGAGTCAGAAAAAGCAACTGTCAGACTAGGAGAACGTTGCGCTCAAACGGGAAATTTGACTGAAGATGCGATGAAGCGATCGCTAGAAGCTTTAAAGCGATGTCAAGAAATATGTCGTACTCAAAAAGTAGAAGAAATCGTGGCTGTGGCAACTAGTGCTACGCGGGAGGCTCCTAATGGGCTGGAATTTATTCGCCGCATTCACGAAGAATTAGGTTTGCATATTGAGGTTATCTCAGGACAGGAGGAAGCCCGCCGCATTTACTTGGGAGTGATCTCAGCGATGGAACTCAAGGATGAGCCACATCTGCTGATAGATATAGGGGGTGGCTCTACGGAAATGATTTTGGGAGATGGCAGAGATCCAGCCTATCTCAGTAGTACGAAGATTGGGGCAGTTCGTTTAACAGATTTATTTATTACTACCGATCCTGTTTCTCAAACGGAATACGATCGCCTGTTGGGGTATGTGCTTGGTTCGATTGAGCGCCCGACTGATGATGTGCGATCGCTACTAATTAGTCAGAACATTAAGTCGCTAAAAGCGATCGGGACATCGGGAACTATTGAAACCCTCGCGATTTTGCATTCTAAAGAAAAAACTGGTTTAGTTCCCAATCCTTTGCAAGGGTATGAGATTCCTTTTGCCGATTTAGAAAATATTGTCTGGCGTTTACGGCGAGCCACTTTAGATGAACGCACAGCAATGGTGCGTCAAAAGAGAGCCGAAATTATTTTGGCAGGAGCCTTAATTCTCTTAGAAACTATGCGTTTATTAGGAATTCCCAAAATCACGCTCTGCCAAAGTGCTTTACGCGAAGGTTTAGTTGTCGATTGGATGATTCGGCATGGCTATATCGAGGATGGCTGGCGCTATCAAAGTTCGGTACGCGATCGCA from Pseudanabaena sp. Chao 1811 encodes the following:
- a CDS encoding Ppx/GppA phosphatase family protein, which encodes MTLDVKTLAAIDVGTNSIHMVIVQIKTSIPSFSVIESEKATVRLGERCAQTGNLTEDAMKRSLEALKRCQEICRTQKVEEIVAVATSATREAPNGLEFIRRIHEELGLHIEVISGQEEARRIYLGVISAMELKDEPHLLIDIGGGSTEMILGDGRDPAYLSSTKIGAVRLTDLFITTDPVSQTEYDRLLGYVLGSIERPTDDVRSLLISQNIKSLKAIGTSGTIETLAILHSKEKTGLVPNPLQGYEIPFADLENIVWRLRRATLDERTAMVRQKRAEIILAGALILLETMRLLGIPKITLCQSALREGLVVDWMIRHGYIEDGWRYQSSVRDRSILKLADKYSIDTRYAKQVADHALSLFDQTKGIFHEWGDDERHLLWAAAMLHNSGHHISHDAHHKHSYYLIRNGELLGYTESEIEAISNLARYHRKSEPKKKHDNFQRLGNERLKLFVRQASTFLRLATALDRRKIGAIAEIRVVCNPRTRACNLQLTPQQANDPCTLELWSLDYKKQPFEAQFNVTLSVSLE